In Bradyrhizobium erythrophlei, a single genomic region encodes these proteins:
- a CDS encoding LysE family translocator, whose protein sequence is MSLQVYLAYIAACVGLALLPGPIVTLVIANGLRHGTRAALTNIAGVQAAMMIVIGIVAIGLTSLMATMGYWFDWVRFAGAAYLVWLGIKLIRSPVEGVEAEAPPPPRGGFFLQGFLVALSNPKLLVFFGAFIPQFVDMGRDHFPQVAILGITFMVVAGLTDGTYALLAGRVRSFFSARRTRMMSRVSGGVMIGGGVWLALTRAR, encoded by the coding sequence ATGTCCCTTCAAGTCTATCTCGCCTATATCGCCGCCTGCGTCGGGCTCGCGCTGTTGCCCGGGCCCATCGTCACGCTCGTGATCGCCAATGGCCTGCGTCACGGCACCCGCGCGGCGCTGACCAATATCGCGGGCGTGCAGGCGGCGATGATGATCGTGATCGGCATCGTCGCGATCGGGCTGACCTCGTTGATGGCGACGATGGGCTACTGGTTTGACTGGGTCCGCTTTGCCGGCGCCGCCTATCTGGTCTGGCTCGGCATCAAATTGATCCGCTCGCCGGTCGAGGGCGTCGAAGCGGAAGCACCACCGCCGCCGCGCGGCGGGTTCTTCCTCCAGGGTTTTCTGGTCGCGCTCTCCAATCCGAAGCTGTTGGTGTTCTTTGGCGCGTTCATTCCGCAGTTCGTGGATATGGGCCGGGATCATTTCCCTCAGGTCGCCATTCTCGGCATCACCTTCATGGTTGTCGCAGGGCTCACCGACGGCACCTATGCCTTGCTTGCGGGTCGTGTGCGGTCGTTTTTCTCGGCGCGGCGGACGCGAATGATGTCGCGGGTCTCCGGCGGCGTCATGATTGGCGGCGGTGTCTGGCTCGCGCTCACGCGCGCGCGATAA